In Glycine max cultivar Williams 82 chromosome 15, Glycine_max_v4.0, whole genome shotgun sequence, the DNA window tatattttaattctcttttagttcctgtagtttaaaaatgatttttttagtccttataatttgtattttaattctcttttagtccctatagtttgaaaatgattttttagtccttgtactttatattttaattctcttttagtccttatcatcaaaatataagtaatattatcaattataattaactacaaaaatattagtaactaattcgtaactaatttatcgcaagataatttgtaataaaaaaatagttgataatttataattaatttgtagctaattatttatatatatatatatatattgtagtaaggactaaaagttaattaaaatacaaattatagggataaaaaaaatcactttcaaactataggaattaaaagagaattaaaatacaaactataaagactaaaaagatcacttttaaattatagggactaaaacagaattaaaatataaactatagtaactaaaaaaaccatttcaaactataaggactaaaaagtaCAAATCGTGAAACTATAgggaccaaatgagtaatttaaccttttttcttCTATTAGCGTTGCAAGTTAAAAGGCTTACTCGTATGTATTATCAACAACAAGCCAAGAGCCAGCATTCTTGCAGAGATCTGAAATCCTCTGatcaaataagagaaaatactcagaaattttataaatatttttataacaaaaaaagttaCTTTACAGTTATGGTCAATCAGCATATTCTTGGGGAATATTATCTGGTGGCCACACAAGAAGATTAAAAAAGGATCACTTCTAAAATCGTACTAGCTGTTGATAAATTCAGAgggagagtgagagagagagaccttTAGAAGGGGCTCTGGAATGTAAGTTCCAGATGGATTGCCTGGATTTACAACAGTAACAAGCTTTGGAGCCGGTTTATTTTCTGATAATATTCTTTCCAACCAATCTGGAAATCAATACAATTCCTGATAAATGGCCTAAACATAGAAATCCAACATCAGAAGAAACTGTAAACTTGGATGATAAATGTCCAACAGAGATCAATCATCCTTCTAAGATTCTTGTTATGCATATACTCCCTCTTGTCTcgaatatgagaaaaaaaaactaactaactTATGTTTATTAAGAAGATTGGTTAGAATCATTTAATTATAGCGATTTCATTTAAAAGACAAACCCTTTTTCACAAATTATCCTTCCTTGAAACTTGATATCAAGAATAAAAGAGTGTTGTTGGAAACAAAACCTCAATTAAATGAAGGACATTTTAGGAATGATCTCATTAAATGAGGTAAGCTAGTTGagatttgcttatatttgagaccaaaacacaaggtttttttctcttcttatatTCGACAGTATAAGGGACAACATTGAGTAGATAGTTGTTCAACACGAGCAATTTTTTGACACAACAATAAGGGAAATTACGGATGGAGTAACCTAATCAATAGTCAATCATTAAAAAGAACAAGAAACCCAAAATTCAGTTAAATAATCAACATGATTATGACTTGTCAGACAACGCAACTTACAACTTAATCCAATATCATAAAACACTCAACTGGTTGGACATGCATAAATTTATAGCAACCCAATATACCTTCTGAAAAGAGGAAAGGTTTACATGTATACAGACCCAATCcatccaacatttaaccaatatgtGAACCCCCTGGATGGAGGAAAAAAGATGCTCTTAGCAACCAAAGATTGCCTTTGCTTCCCAAGTCCATGCCAGTAAAAAATGGATCACAGTAACCAAATCATGTAGCTTCTTACCTGCATCAGGATGGAGTGTGTCTGAGCTACCAGGACCAACTAGAATATTGGTAATGCCAGTCATCTGGAAGGACATGTACGCATTGAAGTAGTAAGGAGCAAACATAACCACAGAATCACCCGGATCACAGAGAGTAAGAACTAGATTCACAAATGCCTGTATTTGTAGGAATACAACAAGTTACCACAGATGTTTAGAGATGAGCACAATAATactgttgaaacttgaaagttcAAACTCAGAAAGAGATCAAAGTAGCATAAAATTAACAGACCACAAGTGATAGAAGCTATAAACTGTTGAGCTAATTCAGTCAATTCTAAAAGTTACTGTCTCCACAGTTACAAAAACCATGCTATTTCTATCAGATACATGTTCTTTCAAATGCTTTTTGAGCTATAGGAAGGAGAAGTGACAAGACTATGATGCTTAAAGATAAGATTTCACATAAGCAGGCACGAAAGGCTATAATTTTAAATGGGCAACCataaagaaatcaaataaatGGAAGCTGAAATGCCGATACACTTCACCATGTTATCTTTTTGAGGGTATAACAAGACAAtgaacataaaaccaaaattacatggccaattattattgttaaccTCACCTGATTGGCACCTGATGTAACCATTACTGAAGATTTGTGCAAATTATTTTCATCACGCAACTACACGAAGATGATAAAAGCAATTAATTCATTGGTCACCAAGATCCAAATTTCATATAGCAAAAtaatttctagttttttttaaaaaaaaaaacaacatccAAAACATAGATGGAGGGAGAGACCTGGATGGATTACATCTATATGTAACATTATGTGATTATGGGAAGTAAAAACAATGCATGTGCAAGAATCTTGatcaatgaaggaaaaaaacagATAGGTATCACAGATATatagcataaaataaaaattagctaTTACCCGATTGCTAGGAGAAGGCTTTGTTACATCATGTAAAATAAAGAGATTCAGTCATAgccaaataaaatttatgatgtaAAAATTATCCTGACTCATCCAAAACAATTAAGTTATAAGAGAACCAAATTCAGCTGAATCCATATTTAAGTTCACCAAATACCAACAAGCAATTGGATAAAGCCCAGAGACTACAGACTATACTAGACACTAGTAGGTCTATTAATTTAGCTgagctaatttaattaatgatcaATTTAAATTAGTTTCTCCTTATATATGCAAACATAACTGCAGTGTCAATCTTTGTTGAGTTCCAATATATTTTAGAATCtacataatattaaatttctaTTATCTCAAATGATATCACAAGTTTTGTCTTGTGGACAATACATTACTATGTTATCTACATATAATCAGCTTCaacataaggaaaaagaaaatagcaCATATTACTCTACATAATGAGAGTTATCATccttaaacaaaacaaaacatctATCAACATTTATGTTGTAAACTGCTTTGGATTGTCCAATTCAACTGCTACAAATGGCCTTCAACAGGTTTGTTATCTAATGAAATCCCCAAGCTCCGTTCAGATGACGAACTTCAAACAGATAACTAGAGTTTCCAAATTCCCACTAGTACATCTTGTAAGAAGAAATTATACCATTTACCTTTTTGACTAATGCTGCTCTGAGTTCAGGAATACCTTCATCGTTACCATAACGACTAATTAAAGGCTCAGATACAAGTTCTTTCACTTTTTCCAACGCTTGCTTGGGAGGCTGCCAGTAAACCACCCCCTACAgtagataatttaaaaatatccatTACAAATTGCAGCTAAAAGAATCCTAGTGGTCACGAGTcagagaaataaaaaactaaaaactgatgggcaaacttTAGTTGAGGATTAAAAGTGTGCGGAACCATGAACCCCAAAATCAAAACCATGTAGCTTTTCACTTTAGTACACAATCCTATATGTAAGCTAGATCATACAATCAAGGCCATCTAAACCCACACCAAGGCAAGCACGTCCTAATTGTTGAAGAATAGCAAGTAAAGTTTTCCCATTTCTCAATCCCAAGCAAGCAAATTAAACCAATTTATAATCAGACATTGGAAACACCATATCCTCCTTTGAGTGCCTCGCAAAAATCGCCAAGGggttatattaataaatataaactacCATTGgagagacaaaaagaaaaaagacctGGGCCAAAGACAAGGCATTCTTAGCTCCTCGTTGCAATTCCTGCATCTGCAACCACACACACAGACACCAACAACCTTCTTTATCAAAAAACAAGTCATTCTCAAATCAAAGCAAACATCATCAATCCAAAGATCAAACACTCATTGGAAGGGATCAAATTCCAATGAAGAGAGAAATTGCATGAGAATGAGTACTGAGTCTGAGTACCTGAACCATAACGGGCATCTCAGTTTCCAAGGCCCTCCTTGAAAGCTTCACGGACGAACCCATCTCTCTCACACCAATTCTGTGATCTTGCCCTCACCAGAGAAACGTGCAAATAAAAATGCCTACCCGTGAACCTACCTAACCAAAAGAGACCAACTTTCAGACGCTAACCTTTTACCTTTTTTCCAAATTATTAAACACCAatataacaaaaagaaagggaactttttgatttacaaaaaaaaaaaaaaataggagacaAGGCATGAGGCCTTTTTATCATAAAACAATCAATCTATCTAGTTCAGTTGCTTTATGGtgctttttctttgtttgacTTTGGGTTGCCAGAATATGTATTTAGAGGGAGGGAAAAGAGTGAGTCAGTTCCCACTAGGATCGAATCGGATGGGGTTTGTAGAATGGAACAAACAACTCTATCCAGCCAAGTAAGTATTCTCTTTCACTCTGTGTCAAAATTGtctcttttgtgtttttggGGTAATTTTTCGAAACTGAAATACAGCGTGTATATTGCGGGaatcatgcaaaaaaaaaaaaaaaaaaaacttaatatacAGTGTGAAGTTGTTTAATGCAGGGGACAGTAACTCGCAGAAATTGAGGGAAAGAATTGTTGGGTGAGCTTCTGGGAAGGAAGAGAAGACAAAGAATCTTTGAACAAAAACAATGTGCATTTTGGATTGCGTGCTTTTCTACTGTGTGGGTCATGCAATGAACATACGGACAAAACTCAAGATTGTATATGCCTGCAAAAACGATGTCGTAtgatctttttttaaatttctttccttttttgccgTTGTTGCAAACACGTTTGTGtacccaaaaaattaaaatggtgagCTGTCACCTGTCAATAAAGGtaaagacaaacaaatataaaCTCTATGTGTGTTAGTAAGATAATGTTCGGTAAACagagataaaaatttatttccattaaataaaaaaaggttcgTTAGGTgacaattttaaattgtttggttgatataaaagaaaatataaaaaaatgtgaaatattataattaaagtagtatgtaaaaaattaaaaataaaaattaaaaaaataaaaatggaataaatgtcaattttatttccattaaataaaaaaaggttccttaggtgacaatttttttttagaattatattGTTAGTAGATTatgaaaattacataaataattatgcaattttGTCTAATCACCTAATcatttaattgattatgttaTAAATTTGAAACCTATTATATCTCATTTTTGAAATTatgctaattaattataattaattatgtgaTCATTCcgatatcaaaatattttaatgcagTGTCATACCTAATCGATTATGTTattataagtataattaattatatttacaatCCGAAATcaactttataaaatttaaaagtttcattaacttatataatcaattatgtgaataagattatcaattatatatagaCACCAAAATGTTGAATTCCATGAGGAACATAGTTCTACTTTTCATTCGCCAGCTTTTTTTCTCAACCGCCAATtttgataactttttttatcaacCCCTAGTTCAAATTCACTcattttcatctcattttaCAATGAAAATTTTACTCAATGGAACCcacattttttaaaagcttGCAGCCCAAAATCATCCTCTATCTCACACCTTTCATCTCTAAATCACCTCAATTCAATTGCATCTCAAATTCAACCTCTTAAATTACACCCTAACTTCATCTATTTAACTTTGAGTGACTTGTGATTTTCgttttacaaaattaagtttttaatttgatataaaaatctTTGTCTAATTCTATTTgtgttaaaaactatttttaaagcCTCCTATAAGACAAAAGCTCATTTACGaaaatcttgcaaaaaaaaaaaataagatcacAATTTAATCCTCTTTAATGTGacttttttcatttacaaattAAACCATTGGCTACTCTaattattgaatgaaaaatGTTAACTAATGGTTAGAATGTTTCACtgaaataaaaatggaaacaatatataatgataaaagaaaataatgtatTGCATTAAAAAGTAACTAAAAACCATTAATATTTAACTTAAATAGCAAAATATTAGATTGAATCGAATTTCAATTTGATGTGATATTCAAATTAATTCAAACCAAATTGcactatatttttataaatagattAAACGAGTTTTTACCTAAAAATtgagttaaattaaaatgattattgaacgaaaaatgttaataaaatatttttatttattttattttaaaaaattattaggtgcTCGTTGAATTCTTGGCAAGCATATCAAGTCGTACAAAtagtataaaacaaaaattcaaatatcgTATTCGCATGGACTCacgtaatatttaaaaaataataatattcactAACTATGACTTTTGGAAACAACAATTATAATGATTGGATTACGAAAATGTAAATAACAAgagtataaataaacaaaatatttttgacatttttatgAACACGTGGAGTGTgataaaaagaaggaaaataacaaaggaTATAAAAGAGTTGAGATTGATTTCACTAAATCATCTCCTCATACAACACAAAGGTCATTAATCTAGTTCAAAGTCCAATTATTATCgtcaattcataaaaaatactcAAACCCTGATCCCCTGGACGGAAAGAATCTAAGTCCATTGACCAAACTATCAATTTCTTGACTAGTCTAACCAAATGACTTGTGTTTAAGAGCATGAATTAAAAGATGACTAACAAATTTTGCTACATCCCTAAACACAAAACCCATTAGGTGTTTCTCTCTATTTTCAAGTTCAAAAGCATTTCCCAAATGACAATTCAAACCACAACATGAAGCAAAGAGTGATCAAGCCAAAGCAAGCATTAATGCATAGAAGAGAACACTTAATAATGAACAATAAACATAGATTAATAATCAAAATGTAAACATAAGGATGAGTTCAACTACATCAAACCCAAAATGAGTAAACCTAACAACATGACTacaagaataaaatagatgaaaaagatgatgagaaATGGTAGAAAAGCCATGGAGGGCAAGGGAGAGCTTCTCAGGTGCAATCTAAAATCCTAGATAGTTCTCCCAACCAAATATGTCTTCTATTTGCATCCTTGACGCTTAAATAGATCTAAACGTGTTGCATTATCATTTCTGTATAACTAAgttgtgcgcttagcgcacactTGCTCGATGAGGAGGCATATCACTAGGTAAAGCGGCTACAGGATAAGCCTAAGGTGCATACTAAGCCTAACATGTCTGACCCCTTCAACCTCAAACTTTTCCCTTAAAAGAGCCTTGAATTGAATCCCAACaccaacttttttctttcttcatctatttctacaacaaaataaactaaaattagatgaaaaatcaaacatttaaactattttaaaattattttaatttattcaaaacttaattataaacaAGGCCAACCAagcttaaatataataaaatgttgACATAATTACCCATAAAATgatcattaaaataatatttctaagATAATTATCACTGGGTCAATCTAATTCAACTAGCAACCTCCTTTCAACCTAATACAACACTAGGTTCAATCAAACCCAAGTAGCCAACACATATTTCATATGGTTGAGGAGAGGTTGGGTTGATCAGTTTGAAACTCCATTGACTACATACTATTTAGGTCTAATTGgacaaattttttagaaaaaattataagaaaaaaaaagcttcttcacaaattaaaattaatttttttagctaatttataaaatttctttcatataattttaaaaaatatatttttaacttatacaaattaattttaacttactaaataacttttctttttcttttgtgtttctaaataagtttattcaaacaatcttttactttgtttatcaaatattcttatgtttaatttttttaggcttaaatatatttttattcttttaaattttggtcattttttcatttttagtttgtttgacaaccagaatttaattttttttatattttaaattaagattttatgccagttaaaaactttaaaatcaagtaaataaaaaaactcattaattactttaaaaattgtcttaattttttattgaattgattttgacaggttgaaattgaaaaaaaaaatcatatttcaaaatttaaaataaaataccaatttccaatgaataaaaaatcaccACAAATCACAAATATCTTATTCTCCATTATAAAGAGGCACTAGAAGGGATAATATACAAAATCCATTactaaaagaaaacaataaatttagaGGAGTAAGAAAAGTATCTAAACTTAAAGAACTAAGTGAAGTTTAAGCTTGTGTTTGATGGAAGgaaagaaacataaaagaaataaggTGGATCTTACGCCTTGCACTCTATTTTGATTCAAATGTTTATCTTCTCTATTTTCATTAAGCCAATtcgtttaaattttaaaataagtattttttttataaaaaaatcacctATTTAACAAGCagatataatttttcttctcaaaataattagaaaattattattttaatcagaaataatttaaacaaacgtaaaattaaaaacataaaactatttattttattagaataaatattttttaacaaataaatttaaatgactcatcgtaataataataaaaaaaaaacaaaatgacccCCCACTGTCTCAGCCAAACATTTTAACAGTTAGGCTGGTGGAGTcttcaaaatgaaacaaaccCTACCAAGTGTAGTCTTAGGTGCTACATTACACGGAAGAAATAGAAGAGCACCTCAGAGACTTCCAACTCTTTGTGGCAAGGAATACTGAGCCCCAACCCCAAACAGTTTGAATCAAACCCCAAACGAGGGAGCAATGAGAAATTTAGCACATCGGTTTTCGTTCGACTCGAATGCAAAACCAACATTGTTCAGGATCCTGTATCTGAGTAATGGTAGCAGTGTAGGACTTGGATTGAAGAGTTTATTTGTATTACACGGGAATGCTACAGCGTCTGTGAAAAAACATTGAACTGCAGCCTGGAGACagttattaaattgataaagaaaaatgtctGGTTCATCTCATAGAGATCCTCAGAGACAACATACGGAGGGATACTTGATGAAACATTTATGTCCGACTTACACTTGCTGAAGAGCCCTCCAGATGGAACCACCAACAACCGACAATGGGATATTGGAAAACCAATCGCGGGGCAGAGAAGCTGCACAGAACCATCAAAGCAAACCCAAGCACAGGTCAGCAAGGACGTATCTTCAACACACATTACTAGCTCTGATATTAATTTattggacttttttttgtaagtaTAGATATGTTATGTAGAGGAGCTTACTAAACTTATATTCAGACTCTATATATAGAGCCTTAAGTCTCAATAACATCATTGGCTCTTGCaccataatggtgtaattttttttttaaattaccatAATGAtgagtatatttttaaaaaattacgaaTATGGGTAAATCGTGTTTTGAATTACGATTTCCCTAAGAAGTAAGAACTATTTCTTTATTTGTGACCTCACTTACATCTCTCTTCAATGGAGGTTGTGGAGCTGCCAGCATAGACcccaaaaggagaagaaaaaagggGAAAGATGGAGTCTTGCACACACATTTTCAAATGGGAAACTTAGATGAGACAGACTGTGAGGAACAGAGCATTATgtttctttcccttttcctaTTTTGTGTATATGATGTTGTCTTGTCTTGCTTGTTAGTTGGTAATGTGTGTTCTTTCCACATATAAGGCTAAATGACTGTTTTTTACACGCcttaaaaaatcttcaaaaatagCTTTTAGGTGTCTTTTACTCCTCTTCCAACTGTTCAAAGCTTTTATCTACATAGCTGCACTGCATTCCAAATTCATCTGCTTCAACTTGaatatgtttcttttatttgtcCTTCTCTTCTACTTCTTTAACATTTGTATTTCGTTCTTCTTATGTCTTGAGGgcatttattttaaagaatccCTCTTCTCTCCTCCATTTCCCTCCAACCAAACAGTGttgaaaatatgttaaattattcgTTCAGTCCCTATAATTGTTcctattttaagttttagtccTTATATGAGAAAACGTAAGTTTTAGTTTCTATACAAGCATAAGAGTTAAGTTTTGGTCCTTGGTGTTAACATCAGAGAAAACTTTATAGTGGTGTAACCCCTACAAAATCTTTTTGGCAGTGATAAAccgttattttttaattttgttaaataaataaagttcttGACTAATCaaatttctataaattaaattagctGAGGGATGAAAACATAAATTAGGCAGTGATTTTAAATATTGAGTAGTCTCAACATAATTCATGACCTTTCCCCATTAGTGAAAAGTGTGTTGCTAGCATTTCTCTTACACTTAATACCGATAGTCTCCTTGTGCCATTGTCACTGGAGTTTAATGCTTAATGCTATTTAAGGTGCATTGAATTCTGAATGTtgcattcaattatttttttttgctgcatGTTTAAGGTGTGCCAATGTAACATTATCAAACCCAAATTTTCCGTGTTCTTTGTTCAGTTGAAAGAATGGATCAGGAGATCACTGAATGCATCAATTGAAGTGTGCTTCTTTGATGTTAGGTTGTTGATCAGTTCCTTGGTATTCCAATTGTGTTTACTGTTTACTAATGTGCACTGCTTGTATGGATTCCTTTTGGTCTCCTGTCTCATGATTGGTCTTTTTATTGTAGGATTTACACATCAAGATTTAGAGTCTAGTTCTTCTGAATCTTGTAGacattaagaaagaaaagagtgtCACTTTGAAAGCTGATGTGCTTCCTGGTCTGTTGACTCGTATTTGAGTGCTGCCATTGGTGCATCTGAATAGTTGTCTCCTTCGAAATGGGTAGCACGATGTCAAAAGAAGCCTCTAAGCGCCAATCCAAAACGAGAAGTTTCAGATAACACTAGTCTTCCGCAGAAAAAGAGGACTGTTCTCAGAATTGCATACAGGAAAAATGAGCTCCAACGATTTCAAAcaagaaaacattttattttacacATCTTATAATTGCTGTTGTTGGTCTTGAACTATATTGGTGGAAATGTACTATCTTTCATTAGAAATTTTTGTGTCTGTCATGCTAAGAAAAGCAAGCTGGCTAAGAATGCTCCACTTCATGTTTCCACCAAAGTGGTTGCATCTGTGGCTGTGGAACTACCACAACTTCAACTTGACTCAAACACAGAAGTTAGACCAGAAGATGCTATGTATCAGTTAATTCGGAAGACAATGCACTTCGTGAGTTCCTTGTGTCTTCCGAATTAGTATTTGTACTATGGAGTTTGAGTTTGTTTTGAAACACTTAAACATCTGGCTTCCTTGGTGTCTTCGGTCTGAAGAGCCTAAagcaaaattaaaa includes these proteins:
- the LOC100803887 gene encoding aromatic aminotransferase ISS1-like isoform X1 produces the protein MGSSVKLSRRALETEMPVMVQMQELQRGAKNALSLAQGVVYWQPPKQALEKVKELVSEPLISRYGNDEGIPELRAALVKKLRDENNLHKSSVMVTSGANQAFVNLVLTLCDPGDSVVMFAPYYFNAYMSFQMTGITNILVGPGSSDTLHPDADWLERILSENKPAPKLVTVVNPGNPSGTYIPEPLLKRISDLCKNAGSWLVVDNTYEYFMYDGLKHSCVEGNHIVNVFSFSKAYGMMGWRVGYIAYPSEVKDFAEQLLKVQDNIPICASILSQYLALYSLEVGPQWVLDQVKTLEKNREIVLEALSPLGEGSVKGGEGAIYLWAKLPDLDAHDDFDVVRWLANKHGVAVIPGKACGCPSNLRISFGGLTENDCRAAAERLKKGLEELVRDGLRE